The Mytilus galloprovincialis unplaced genomic scaffold, xbMytGall1.hap1.1 HAP1_SCAFFOLD_286, whole genome shotgun sequence genome includes the window GTCAAAGTTAGAAAGGGAGGGGGGTAATGTTTTTCCCCATAAAGAAATGTTGTGGTCAAGCAGGtgacaaaattaattaaaattctgAATCCAGATGTTTCCTGTTCCTTAGGCTATATTGTCCAAtttgttcaattttgaaaaaaaaattgattgatagAGTCGAAAAacgaaaactgaaaaaaaatgtcttaataAATGGTTGCCCTCTACGTCATTAATTATATGTACCATAATAAAAGAGAATACCCCGAAAACAAGCTTAGGTAACTTATCTAATGATACAGAATCATGCAATTTCATGCTCTAATACCAACAGCTGTACTTCCAATAAAATGTTAAACTACACCGTAATGGACTATGTTGAATAATTACGACATAAATTTGTTCAAGACCGCTCtaaatattcactttttataTATGTTCAGAGTAGTGCCTAAGTTGACCCGATTTAATGTGGGTATggttttgttttcatataatgcCTATAGagtaggccgttagttttttcttatttgaatCGTTTCACATTTTCATATCGGGGATTTTTAAAgctgaataattacattagatgtatgtttcattataatactttattctcattggctaactgcacatcacgtgttattccgttaGCAGTTgtattgctcaatacaacttttcattcatgataacacgtggtccaacaataaagtgcacaggtgaattaaataaaaaaatatgtaaaatacgtgttttcatgatcatagctaaaattatctgaaaaagtaagtcatgaaggtatatttttctttgcatatttcGAAAGTACACATTAAAATTGACCTTGTACCAAACTTTcaagaaaaaatcaacgagggatctctactgtatcgtatgcccttaaagcagattcttgatttttttccttCAATTTGAGACTCAAATAATACAAATgcaaaatataaggtaaaagtctgagtcagccttttcctgccattttttaaactcaaatatctcgaaaaaggAGTTATATAACCTATCAaaatattttggcttattttgttccttaactaatgCTCTTTTGACTTATAAGTAATTTTgaattccttattttttttatttcacctaagtacatacTTAGACGTCAGGTTGTAAGGTCCTCTGCCAAACCATCCAAGATCACAGGATGGACTTGATGATATTGAAGACACAGCATTGAACAGTTCTCAGGTTATTACCTTGCCCAAAATtaataaactgatttttcatGTCTTAAAACCACAAGATAAATACATTACCTGAACACCAATTGATAATCTGGTAACCCCAGCATCTTTAAATTCTCTAAAACATCAATATGAAGAAATCAGACATATGAATGGAAAATTACAGAAGCTATTTCACTTAAAAGATGTAACAGACAATTTCCATCTTTAAGAAAAGATTCCTATTTATATTTGTCtatggttactgtctcattggtATATACTTATATTCATATTGATATTCCACCAAATAATCAGTGTCAAACAAGAAGACCATTCATTATAAACTATGTACAAATATTTTCATGTGATTTCTCTTTACTTTTTTGCATCAAAAATCTATTCCATACAAGTCTATTTCATTACACATACATAAACAAGTGATTGTTaccattacatatatatatattttactttaatttagcTCTTTCTGTAGTTGTGGGATTAGCTTCTAAGGTAATCTCAGCATTTTTAGGCAGAGTAGCACTACTCTGAACAGCTTGTATCACAGATGCAATCATTCCTGATTCTGCCAGACTTGGAGTAcctgaataataataaaatgtagaATCATGTTAAAGATAGTTGATCAGTATGTGCAAAGTCTTTGAAGTTTTATGAATGTTCAGGTAGATTTATAGTTCCATTTATTCTACAAAAAACTGCCAAAATTAGCATATTTTAACAATCATTTATGAGTTAAGAATTTGAAATATTGAGCACTTGGAATTACCACAAAATGTTAACCAGAAAAGGGTTGTTACTGGTAATTGAGACAAacattattgtaatttttttttgttcctgCTTGTGATCTAGATTGAgagtcgaaaaaaaaaaaacatttttcacaaaagCACATAGAAGGATCTTTCCTTGGTGTCATTactgcatttttgtttttttcataaaccTCGaccttaaaacaaatataaattgaaattttatatcaaaatttcaCTTAAAAGCTAGACCCTTATCATACTTAAGTCACTTTATATCCTAAAACCAAAAACCTTCATTAAAATAATACAGACCTTGTCCATTTTTGACAGTTTACACCTGTCTCATATAAGATAGAAACAGaacgattttttttatgttattggcTCCATACTTTTTGGTAAcaaattgtaaattttgtaattcaAAATTCTTACCACCTCCAAAATAGACAGATTTTATTTCAGTTATTCCACTGATTTTAATTAAAGTCTCTACTTCCTTGACCATACAGTCTGTCATTCTACTATTATCTACATcatttctgtaaaaataacatttaataaagttATCATTAGTATGGAGGCCTTTTAAAATGAGTTTGTATACACATTATCACTATTTGCAAGGACGTTTATAAGAACCTATATAATGTATATGTTAGTTATACCTTTCTTGCTATTTGGAAATCTGTTCTGCTTTGCACTTGAACTTGTTATGTCATACAACAATCCCTTTTACATTGTGGCCTTAAGATATTTTCTATTATGCTGTTGAAATTTTACTGGAACTTTTGTGAAGTCAAGTTATGGAAAACGAacagcgataaggtgtatttattCAAAGCATTAAAAAACATCATATATAGCCTAAGAGAAGTTTTTATTCAGAAATTGTTATCCAAAAGGTAATCCATATGAGTGTGCCATGGCAGATCTGTTACCAGTTCTAACTTTTTCAATAGTATAATTGATTGTAAAATTGTGGAAGTATATATCAAGTTCATTTCTAACTGTGCTTCTGCAAAagaaaaataagatataaaaaagtcTTGTGCAGAATAGTTTCCTTGAAAAATATCAGTGAAACAAGACTTTGTGACTTCAATTTagcatacaaaataaatatttgctaATGCATATTTCTACTACAAAAAGTCTAAAATTTAAGCAtggataaaataaaacaaaacattattatttGAAACCCATGGCACTTTAAGCCTCCAATACAACTTACCTAATATACTTGTTGAAGTTACAGTATGAACACATCTTAGCACAATAGGGCCACTAAAAATAAAGTAGAACATTTGGTTATGTGAGTGATTAAGTTCTTAAGGCATGCTGAAAAACAAGAAAGATTATTTAGGaactatattaaaaaaatctcAGTAgagatttcagattttttttgtcattaatgGACAGCTAGATCTGAAAGACAAAAATATGTTTCCTTGCCTATGAAAGACATTTACATGTAGAATTTAACACTGATAAGAGTACAAGATAAATTACATGTAGTCTGAACATCTGAAAGGAGAACAAAAATGTTTATTGATAAGGCTGATGTTGGTCAATCTATTGGTTTTCAATGTTTTCTGAGTGGTGTTTTGTTATTATGTTGCTTCTTTGGTCATTTTCATGCTTTGGCCATGATGTTCTGTTTTATTAGACTTGTGGTTTTGAATTGACAAGTTGATGTCTTCTTTCTCTGTTTGTCCTGTCTCTAACAAGGCTTTCCCGTTCAGATTGTAGCTGATTTCCTTTTTCTTGCTCTCTTCAATGTCATGTATTTGGTTCTTTTTCTTCCTCTTACAACTAAATCAATTATCAATCATGGCAGGTGAAGTTTCAATCAACAAATACAGGGGAAAAACTATACACAGCAATTGAAAGACACATTTTATACTACATAAAATACATACATGAACATAAAGGGTTGCTTTGTTTTGACCACTTGTTTCTGCCAGTGACTGAATTTGTCTTCTAGTTATCTGTTGAAGCATTGATGGAATTAATCCATGGAGTTTATACAAATGGTTCATATTCTTCATTATTTTCTGAAAGAAAGAAGAAGTTCATACAGTGAATAGACTGCTGGATTGAAATTCTTTCAATACTTATTTGTTTAGGGAAAtatcaattatctcccctttagcATGTCAGATCAGAATTGAAATTCTTAATGCAAATATTCAGGAAGTGTTTAACAACTGTGTGAAGTTTGATTTATATCTGTCAATCAATTCAGGTTAACTGGGCCCTAAGCTTGTCACATACatgacattatataaataacacatagctgagaaggtaatagagcagattgttaaCCAGAGAAAAACATTGTCAAGCACTGCGaaagctatgtgttatttaatttattatactgaatttCCTATCATTATAGTCTTTTAcagattcattttattttaaaagtattttctatgacgtcacatatATTACAACCTAACGGgtattagaaaaatcaacaaaagttaAGCaagatgatttattttttattttgacagtcaaataataaaatctgagccaaaacgtagaactttAGCATTGTATTTcattacttgatgtaaattcaactCGTTGTCCTTTAAACTATTCATTTCTGATTGGTCTAGACAAGAGGGTaatattcaaaaaaattgtcaccctctcaaccatgtgatagagtaaattaacacccttgtatcagccaatcaaaatatggcattttaatgtgaaatataataaatatattatattattttaagtaAGTACTGAGGACATTGCAAGTaagattatctcccttagacAAGTaggtttttttaataataaaaatttttCATTTACCACCAAACTTTCATAACAAATCTTTGTATCAATGAAATAATTcagtaaaagttttaaatatctgAAACTTGAAATCTAGAAAAGGAAATTTAATGCTATTTCATGTTACAGTGGATTTATTAAATGTAAGTTTCTTGTGTAAATTTCTTTGTATAAATTATAAGAATTGATTCTTGATTTATATTAAAGGCAAAAATAATGGGATGTGTAGGGCGTTATTCAATTATCAATTAATTGAAACTTAGCCACAATATGTGATTCATACTAATTTTctattaaggtagcactacagtcaaaattttctgactccaatcaacagtctttaaatattaatttctacaaaactactcaatggatttttaaaatcttcaactcattttaaagctgaaatataactccttcttaatctatatataaatttatttttaatttgattaatttcaaaatatagctcattaaATGCCCAAAAAGTGGTCTTCCAACTTGGATGAAAATGGCACATTCATGTCAAAtggtagtaaaaatttgttttcatccctTTAATCAACCATATACAATCACCAAAACCGTGTCTTACTTATTTGATATATGCctccagtaagaagatatattgatttaactgctggGTTCCAAACCTCATTTAACCTTTCATCTTTGAAgacctataaattcatttagaaacaaattatccaaaaactgggacacggtattgtagaaaatacaccctttaatcatatatatcaaagtcaGGCCAAAGGGGGTAATCATtaagtttctattttcattttttccttacaattttcatgaaaaattgttctgagaaatgacctaaaaactgaatttccccccttagaacccctataaagataatataaatacaaaaaatccACTGGGAACACCCCAGGAGTATTCTGATACCATTACTATATCAATAGaaccacacactttgtgtctttgatgctctaatgctgtaaattttgcattatatgtGAACTGTCCAACACTAACTTGGCATTTGGCGGGAGTTTGACGTCACAGATTTGACCAACATCTGTGATGTagtaattaaatatagacaaagctcCGCCTCTTTCCAGACAGTCTAAGATAAGAGAATAACATGATTGACCAGCTgcatataatcaatgtttaacatcattattctctatatataaagaataactttcatttgaatttaaaaaaaaaagaaataaactgtcTGAAATAAGCTAGAACATTAAAAGTGTACATCAAAAAACATGTTCATTAAAAGATCAAGAGTTAGACCACACTCTTCTTGAAAATCCACTTTCCCACATGTGTTTTACTTTACACATAAactgaaaattagttaaaatgcaTAAAACTGTATATAAATGAATAAGACCAAAGAGAAGACATTTATACAGACAGTCAGAGGCTTTCAAAAATACTTTCCCACTCTTTTCCATagtattatattaattttatttcattttttgtagaaTTTTTCCTTTTAGATTTTTCTTTCTCTTTGTTCACTTCCatgttatttaaattatttttgttgcaaaacaataagataagactacaatatttatcttgtggtcagggattaacagctggacactggtatcaacagatgattgacatattagcccctcccaaatgcctatatatttagattaattaccat containing:
- the LOC143061285 gene encoding radical S-adenosyl methionine domain-containing protein 1, mitochondrial-like, whose product is MKNMNHLYKLHGLIPSMLQQITRRQIQSLAETSGQNKATLYVHWPYCAKMCSYCNFNKYIRNDVDNSRMTDCMVKEVETLIKISGITEIKSVYFGGGTPSLAESGMIASVIQAVQSSATLPKNAEITLEANPTTTERAKLKEFKDAGVTRLSIGVQSLYKEDLEFLSRQHSVEDAIRCISDAKDLYPGDVSIDIIFGRPNQTVQKWNKELQQLLSLCDDHVSLYQLTVERGTPLFNWVQNKIVVSSL